The Larus michahellis chromosome 16, bLarMic1.1, whole genome shotgun sequence genome has a segment encoding these proteins:
- the PHC2 gene encoding polyhomeotic-like protein 2 isoform X4 — protein sequence MENEQLPAPPPASSAGGTATTPSSTGTARPPAPQISVYSGIPDRQTVQVIQQALHRQPNTAAQYLQQMYAAQQQHLMLQTAALQQQHLTSAQLQSLAAVQQASLAANRQSGSSGGNGAQPAPAQQPTINLATSPAAAQLLNRAQSVTPGASGIAQQAVLLGNAASPALTASQAQMYLRAQMLIFTPTGPVSAVRPESPAPAPPPAPPPAPPPATPQVHSLALRPAGPHLPALAMKPPGGPPPRAGPPRGPPPDPPAEHLKKAEGPDARAHTLARAAAPAAAHPLVTPAYAPLQPPQFLQQPPKPMQPQQQQQQFVIQQQQQQLAPRGQPPPGPPTAPQLQPLPPASPGPAPQPKAGVPQGAGGETGPPNGHPGCHAAPRKFQHASAVILQLQPAGATPPLGVPDGTRRDPPPAPRSAASPPAAPPQPPALSPPAAPPRPDTPEGERPPTHEPPADRLHAQPQPLASAPGMTSGTGSSASTVAGAAPHNGENKPPQAIVKPQILTHVIEGFVIQEGAEPFPVGRSSLLVGNLKKKYAQELLAEKLPPQDNTTTTDSEMEEPYLQGVPPRPPESKEEGNPPKLKCELCGRVDFAYKFKRSKRFCSMACAKRYNVGCTKRVGLFHPDRSKLQKPGGPPHGRRRTCKGTLPTLGKDTKKQLNHSQEDSSRCSDNSSYEEPLSPISASSSTSRRRQGERDLELREMDLPDVHVRDLAGIGHRFLPSEPSKWNVEDVYEFIRSLPGCQEIAEEFRAQEIDGQALLLLKEDHLMSTMNIKLGPALKIYARISMLKDS from the exons ATGGAGAACGAGCAGCTCCCGGCACCTCCGCCCGCCAGCAGCGCCGGCGGCACCGCCACGACACCCAGCAGCACCGGCACCGCGCGCCCACCCGCTCCCCAGATCTCCGTCTACAGCGGCATCCCCGACCGCCAGACCGTCCAG GTGATCCAGCAAGCGCTGCACCGGCAGCCCAACACGGCGGCGCAGTACCTGCAGCAGATGTACGCggcgcagcagcagcacctgATGCTGCAGACGGCCgcgctccagcagcagcacctcaCCAGCGCCCAGCTCCAGAGCCTGGCCGCCGTCCAGCAG GCGAGCCTGGCGGCAAACAGGCAGAGCGGTTCTTCGGGGGGTAACGGCGCCCAGCCGGCACCGGCGCAGCAACCCACG ATCAACCTGGCGACGTCACCGGCGGCGGCACAGCTCCTGAACCGGGCGCAGAGCGTCACCCCTGGGGCCTCGGGCATCGCGCAGCAGGCCGTGCTGCTGGGCAACGCCGCCTCGCCCGCCCTCACCGCCAGCCAGGCCCAGATGTACCTGCGGGCGCAGATG CTCATCTTCACGCCCACGGGCCCCGTCAGCGCCGTCCGGCCAGAGAGCCCTGCGCCCGCaccgccgcctgccccgccgcccgcacCGCCACCCGCCACCCCCCAG GTGCACAGCCTGGCCCTGCGCCCCGCtggcccccacctccccgccctGGCCATGAAGCCCCCCGGtggccccccaccccgggctggccccccccggggccctCCGCCGGACCCCCCTGCCGAGCACCTCAAAAAAGCTGAGGGGCCTGATGCCCGTGCCCACACTTtggcccgcgccgccgcccccgctgcTGCCCACCCGCTTGTCACCCCAG CCTacgccccgctgcagcccccccagtTCCTGCAGCAGCCGCCAAAGCCGatgcagccgcagcagcagcagcagcagttcgtcatccagcagcagcagcagcagctggcgccccgcgggcagccccccccgggcccccccactgccccccagctccaacccctgccccccgccagccccggcccggcccctcaaCCCAAAGCGGGGGTCCCCCAGGGAGCGGGGGGCGAGACCGGCCCCCCCAACGGACACCCCGGCTGCCACGCTGCCCCCCGCAAGTTCCAGCACGCCTCCGCCGtcatcctgcagctgcagccGGCCGGCGCCACG cccccacTCGGGGTCCCCGATGGCACCCGCCGGGACCCGCCGCCGGCCCCGAGGAGCGCCgccagcccgcccgccgccccgccgcagccccccgccctctcgccgcccgctgcccccccgcGACCCGACACCCCCGAGGGCGAGCGGCCCCCCACGCACG AGCCACCCGCCGACCGCCTTcatgctcagccccagcccctcgccaGCGCTCCCGGCATGACCTCGGGCACCGGCAGCTCTGCCTCCACCGTCGCCGGCGCCGCCCCCCACAATGGTGAGAACAAACCGCCCCAGGCCATCGTGAAACCCCAAATCCTCACCCACGTCATCGAGGGCTTCGTCATCCAGGAAGGGGCAGAACCGTTCCCG gtggGGCGCTCCTCCTTGCTGGTGGGGAACCTGAAGAAGAAGTATgcgcaggagctgctggctgagaAGCTCCCGCCGCAggacaacaccaccaccaccgacTCCGAAATGGAGGAACCTTATTTACAA GGTGTCCCTCCGCGCCCCCCAGAATCCAAAGAAGAGGGGAACCCCCCCAAACTGAAGTGCGAGCTCTGCGGCCGCGTCGACTTCGCTTATAAATTCAAGCGCTCCAAGCGCTTCTGCTCCATGGCTTGTGCCAAAAG gtaCAACGTGGGGTGCACGAAGCGGGTGGGTTTGTTCCACCCCGATCGCAGCAAACTGCAGAAACCCGGCGGCCCCCCCCACGGCCGCCGTCGGACCTGCAAGGGGACGCTGCCCACCCTCGGCAAAGACACCAAGAAGCag CTCAACCACAGCCAAGAAGATTCCAGTCGGTGTTCGGATAATTCGAGCTACGAGGAGCCGCTCTCCCCCATCTCGGCCAGTTCCTCCACCTCCCGCCGACGCCAGGGCGAGCGAGACCTGGAGCTACGCGAGATGGACCTGCCCGACGTCCACGTCCGCGACCTGGCCGGCATCGGCCACCGCTTCCTCCCCAGCGAGCCCAGCAAGTGGAACGTGGAGGACGTCTACGAGTTCATCCGCTCCCTGCCGG GTTGCCAGGAGATCGCGGAGGAGTTCCGGGCGCAGGAGATCGACGGgcaggcgctgctgctgctgaaggaggatCATCTCATGAGCACCATGAACATCAAACTGGGGCCAGCCCTCAAGATCTACGCCCGCATCAGCATGCTCAAGGACTCCTAG
- the PHC2 gene encoding polyhomeotic-like protein 2 isoform X6 produces MENEQLPAPPPASSAGGTATTPSSTGTARPPAPQISVYSGIPDRQTVQVIQQALHRQPNTAAQYLQQMYAAQQQHLMLQTAALQQQHLTSAQLQSLAAVQQASLAANRQSGSSGGNGAQPAPAQQPTINLATSPAAAQLLNRAQSVTPGASGIAQQAVLLGNAASPALTASQAQMYLRAQMLIFTPTGPVSAVRPESPAPAPPPAPPPAPPPATPQVHSLALRPAGPHLPALAMKPPGGPPPRAGPPRGPPPDPPAEHLKKAEGPDARAHTLARAAAPAAAHPLVTPAYAPLQPPQFLQQPPKPMQPQQQQQQFVIQQQQQQLAPRGQPPPGPPTAPQLQPLPPASPGPAPQPKAGVPQGAGGETGPPNGHPGCHAAPRKFQHASAVILQLQPAGATPPLGVPDGTRRDPPPAPRSAASPPAAPPQPPALSPPAAPPRPDTPEGERPPTHEPPADRLHAQPQPLASAPGMTSGTGSSASTVAGAAPHNGENKPPQAIVKPQILTHVIEGFVIQEGAEPFPVGRSSLLVGNLKKKYAQELLAEKLPPQDNTTTTDSEMEEPYLQESKEEGNPPKLKCELCGRVDFAYKFKRSKRFCSMACAKRYNVGCTKRVGLFHPDRSKLQKPGGPPHGRRRTCKGTLPTLGKDTKKQLNHSQEDSSRCSDNSSYEEPLSPISASSSTSRRRQGERDLELREMDLPDVHVRDLAGIGHRFLPSEPSKWNVEDVYEFIRSLPGCQEIAEEFRAQEIDGQALLLLKEDHLMSTMNIKLGPALKIYARISMLKDS; encoded by the exons ATGGAGAACGAGCAGCTCCCGGCACCTCCGCCCGCCAGCAGCGCCGGCGGCACCGCCACGACACCCAGCAGCACCGGCACCGCGCGCCCACCCGCTCCCCAGATCTCCGTCTACAGCGGCATCCCCGACCGCCAGACCGTCCAG GTGATCCAGCAAGCGCTGCACCGGCAGCCCAACACGGCGGCGCAGTACCTGCAGCAGATGTACGCggcgcagcagcagcacctgATGCTGCAGACGGCCgcgctccagcagcagcacctcaCCAGCGCCCAGCTCCAGAGCCTGGCCGCCGTCCAGCAG GCGAGCCTGGCGGCAAACAGGCAGAGCGGTTCTTCGGGGGGTAACGGCGCCCAGCCGGCACCGGCGCAGCAACCCACG ATCAACCTGGCGACGTCACCGGCGGCGGCACAGCTCCTGAACCGGGCGCAGAGCGTCACCCCTGGGGCCTCGGGCATCGCGCAGCAGGCCGTGCTGCTGGGCAACGCCGCCTCGCCCGCCCTCACCGCCAGCCAGGCCCAGATGTACCTGCGGGCGCAGATG CTCATCTTCACGCCCACGGGCCCCGTCAGCGCCGTCCGGCCAGAGAGCCCTGCGCCCGCaccgccgcctgccccgccgcccgcacCGCCACCCGCCACCCCCCAG GTGCACAGCCTGGCCCTGCGCCCCGCtggcccccacctccccgccctGGCCATGAAGCCCCCCGGtggccccccaccccgggctggccccccccggggccctCCGCCGGACCCCCCTGCCGAGCACCTCAAAAAAGCTGAGGGGCCTGATGCCCGTGCCCACACTTtggcccgcgccgccgcccccgctgcTGCCCACCCGCTTGTCACCCCAG CCTacgccccgctgcagcccccccagtTCCTGCAGCAGCCGCCAAAGCCGatgcagccgcagcagcagcagcagcagttcgtcatccagcagcagcagcagcagctggcgccccgcgggcagccccccccgggcccccccactgccccccagctccaacccctgccccccgccagccccggcccggcccctcaaCCCAAAGCGGGGGTCCCCCAGGGAGCGGGGGGCGAGACCGGCCCCCCCAACGGACACCCCGGCTGCCACGCTGCCCCCCGCAAGTTCCAGCACGCCTCCGCCGtcatcctgcagctgcagccGGCCGGCGCCACG cccccacTCGGGGTCCCCGATGGCACCCGCCGGGACCCGCCGCCGGCCCCGAGGAGCGCCgccagcccgcccgccgccccgccgcagccccccgccctctcgccgcccgctgcccccccgcGACCCGACACCCCCGAGGGCGAGCGGCCCCCCACGCACG AGCCACCCGCCGACCGCCTTcatgctcagccccagcccctcgccaGCGCTCCCGGCATGACCTCGGGCACCGGCAGCTCTGCCTCCACCGTCGCCGGCGCCGCCCCCCACAATGGTGAGAACAAACCGCCCCAGGCCATCGTGAAACCCCAAATCCTCACCCACGTCATCGAGGGCTTCGTCATCCAGGAAGGGGCAGAACCGTTCCCG gtggGGCGCTCCTCCTTGCTGGTGGGGAACCTGAAGAAGAAGTATgcgcaggagctgctggctgagaAGCTCCCGCCGCAggacaacaccaccaccaccgacTCCGAAATGGAGGAACCTTATTTACAAG AATCCAAAGAAGAGGGGAACCCCCCCAAACTGAAGTGCGAGCTCTGCGGCCGCGTCGACTTCGCTTATAAATTCAAGCGCTCCAAGCGCTTCTGCTCCATGGCTTGTGCCAAAAG gtaCAACGTGGGGTGCACGAAGCGGGTGGGTTTGTTCCACCCCGATCGCAGCAAACTGCAGAAACCCGGCGGCCCCCCCCACGGCCGCCGTCGGACCTGCAAGGGGACGCTGCCCACCCTCGGCAAAGACACCAAGAAGCag CTCAACCACAGCCAAGAAGATTCCAGTCGGTGTTCGGATAATTCGAGCTACGAGGAGCCGCTCTCCCCCATCTCGGCCAGTTCCTCCACCTCCCGCCGACGCCAGGGCGAGCGAGACCTGGAGCTACGCGAGATGGACCTGCCCGACGTCCACGTCCGCGACCTGGCCGGCATCGGCCACCGCTTCCTCCCCAGCGAGCCCAGCAAGTGGAACGTGGAGGACGTCTACGAGTTCATCCGCTCCCTGCCGG GTTGCCAGGAGATCGCGGAGGAGTTCCGGGCGCAGGAGATCGACGGgcaggcgctgctgctgctgaaggaggatCATCTCATGAGCACCATGAACATCAAACTGGGGCCAGCCCTCAAGATCTACGCCCGCATCAGCATGCTCAAGGACTCCTAG
- the PHC2 gene encoding polyhomeotic-like protein 2 isoform X5, whose amino-acid sequence MENEQLPAPPPASSAGGTATTPSSTGTARPPAPQISVYSGIPDRQTVQVIQQALHRQPNTAAQYLQQMYAAQQQHLMLQTAALQQQHLTSAQLQSLAAVQQASLAANRQSGSSGGNGAQPAPAQQPTINLATSPAAAQLLNRAQSVTPGASGIAQQAVLLGNAASPALTASQAQMYLRAQMLIFTPTGPVSAVRPESPAPAPPPAPPPAPPPATPQVHSLALRPAGPHLPALAMKPPGGPPPRAGPPRGPPPDPPAEHLKKAEGPDARAHTLARAAAPAAAHPLVTPAYAPLQPPQFLQQPPKPMQPQQQQQQFVIQQQQQQLAPRGQPPPGPPTAPQLQPLPPASPGPAPQPKAGVPQGAGGETGPPNGHPGCHAAPRKFQHASAVILQLQPAGATPPLGVPDGTRRDPPPAPRSAASPPAAPPQPPALSPPAAPPRPDTPEGERPPTHEPPADRLHAQPQPLASAPGMTSGTGSSASTVAGAAPHNGENKPPQAIVKPQILTHVIEGFVIQEGAEPFPELLAEKLPPQDNTTTTDSEMEEPYLQESKEEGNPPKLKCELCGRVDFAYKFKRSKRFCSMACAKRYNVGCTKRVGLFHPDRSKLQKPGGPPHGRRRTCKGTLPTLGKDTKKQPPVSLPPGSVPLSVTASLQLNHSQEDSSRCSDNSSYEEPLSPISASSSTSRRRQGERDLELREMDLPDVHVRDLAGIGHRFLPSEPSKWNVEDVYEFIRSLPGCQEIAEEFRAQEIDGQALLLLKEDHLMSTMNIKLGPALKIYARISMLKDS is encoded by the exons ATGGAGAACGAGCAGCTCCCGGCACCTCCGCCCGCCAGCAGCGCCGGCGGCACCGCCACGACACCCAGCAGCACCGGCACCGCGCGCCCACCCGCTCCCCAGATCTCCGTCTACAGCGGCATCCCCGACCGCCAGACCGTCCAG GTGATCCAGCAAGCGCTGCACCGGCAGCCCAACACGGCGGCGCAGTACCTGCAGCAGATGTACGCggcgcagcagcagcacctgATGCTGCAGACGGCCgcgctccagcagcagcacctcaCCAGCGCCCAGCTCCAGAGCCTGGCCGCCGTCCAGCAG GCGAGCCTGGCGGCAAACAGGCAGAGCGGTTCTTCGGGGGGTAACGGCGCCCAGCCGGCACCGGCGCAGCAACCCACG ATCAACCTGGCGACGTCACCGGCGGCGGCACAGCTCCTGAACCGGGCGCAGAGCGTCACCCCTGGGGCCTCGGGCATCGCGCAGCAGGCCGTGCTGCTGGGCAACGCCGCCTCGCCCGCCCTCACCGCCAGCCAGGCCCAGATGTACCTGCGGGCGCAGATG CTCATCTTCACGCCCACGGGCCCCGTCAGCGCCGTCCGGCCAGAGAGCCCTGCGCCCGCaccgccgcctgccccgccgcccgcacCGCCACCCGCCACCCCCCAG GTGCACAGCCTGGCCCTGCGCCCCGCtggcccccacctccccgccctGGCCATGAAGCCCCCCGGtggccccccaccccgggctggccccccccggggccctCCGCCGGACCCCCCTGCCGAGCACCTCAAAAAAGCTGAGGGGCCTGATGCCCGTGCCCACACTTtggcccgcgccgccgcccccgctgcTGCCCACCCGCTTGTCACCCCAG CCTacgccccgctgcagcccccccagtTCCTGCAGCAGCCGCCAAAGCCGatgcagccgcagcagcagcagcagcagttcgtcatccagcagcagcagcagcagctggcgccccgcgggcagccccccccgggcccccccactgccccccagctccaacccctgccccccgccagccccggcccggcccctcaaCCCAAAGCGGGGGTCCCCCAGGGAGCGGGGGGCGAGACCGGCCCCCCCAACGGACACCCCGGCTGCCACGCTGCCCCCCGCAAGTTCCAGCACGCCTCCGCCGtcatcctgcagctgcagccGGCCGGCGCCACG cccccacTCGGGGTCCCCGATGGCACCCGCCGGGACCCGCCGCCGGCCCCGAGGAGCGCCgccagcccgcccgccgccccgccgcagccccccgccctctcgccgcccgctgcccccccgcGACCCGACACCCCCGAGGGCGAGCGGCCCCCCACGCACG AGCCACCCGCCGACCGCCTTcatgctcagccccagcccctcgccaGCGCTCCCGGCATGACCTCGGGCACCGGCAGCTCTGCCTCCACCGTCGCCGGCGCCGCCCCCCACAATGGTGAGAACAAACCGCCCCAGGCCATCGTGAAACCCCAAATCCTCACCCACGTCATCGAGGGCTTCGTCATCCAGGAAGGGGCAGAACCGTTCCCG gagctgctggctgagaAGCTCCCGCCGCAggacaacaccaccaccaccgacTCCGAAATGGAGGAACCTTATTTACAAG AATCCAAAGAAGAGGGGAACCCCCCCAAACTGAAGTGCGAGCTCTGCGGCCGCGTCGACTTCGCTTATAAATTCAAGCGCTCCAAGCGCTTCTGCTCCATGGCTTGTGCCAAAAG gtaCAACGTGGGGTGCACGAAGCGGGTGGGTTTGTTCCACCCCGATCGCAGCAAACTGCAGAAACCCGGCGGCCCCCCCCACGGCCGCCGTCGGACCTGCAAGGGGACGCTGCCCACCCTCGGCAAAGACACCAAGAAGCag CCGCCGGTTTCTCTCCCGCCGGGTTCGGTGCCTCTTTCCGTGACGGCGTCGTTGCAGCTCAACCACAGCCAAGAAGATTCCAGTCGGTGTTCGGATAATTCGAGCTACGAGGAGCCGCTCTCCCCCATCTCGGCCAGTTCCTCCACCTCCCGCCGACGCCAGGGCGAGCGAGACCTGGAGCTACGCGAGATGGACCTGCCCGACGTCCACGTCCGCGACCTGGCCGGCATCGGCCACCGCTTCCTCCCCAGCGAGCCCAGCAAGTGGAACGTGGAGGACGTCTACGAGTTCATCCGCTCCCTGCCGG GTTGCCAGGAGATCGCGGAGGAGTTCCGGGCGCAGGAGATCGACGGgcaggcgctgctgctgctgaaggaggatCATCTCATGAGCACCATGAACATCAAACTGGGGCCAGCCCTCAAGATCTACGCCCGCATCAGCATGCTCAAGGACTCCTAG
- the PHC2 gene encoding polyhomeotic-like protein 2 isoform X1 codes for MENEQLPAPPPASSAGGTATTPSSTGTARPPAPQISVYSGIPDRQTVQVIQQALHRQPNTAAQYLQQMYAAQQQHLMLQTAALQQQHLTSAQLQSLAAVQQASLAANRQSGSSGGNGAQPAPAQQPTINLATSPAAAQLLNRAQSVTPGASGIAQQAVLLGNAASPALTASQAQMYLRAQMLIFTPTGPVSAVRPESPAPAPPPAPPPAPPPATPQVHSLALRPAGPHLPALAMKPPGGPPPRAGPPRGPPPDPPAEHLKKAEGPDARAHTLARAAAPAAAHPLVTPAYAPLQPPQFLQQPPKPMQPQQQQQQFVIQQQQQQLAPRGQPPPGPPTAPQLQPLPPASPGPAPQPKAGVPQGAGGETGPPNGHPGCHAAPRKFQHASAVILQLQPAGATPPLGVPDGTRRDPPPAPRSAASPPAAPPQPPALSPPAAPPRPDTPEGERPPTHEPPADRLHAQPQPLASAPGMTSGTGSSASTVAGAAPHNGENKPPQAIVKPQILTHVIEGFVIQEGAEPFPVGRSSLLVGNLKKKYAQELLAEKLPPQDNTTTTDSEMEEPYLQGVPPRPPESKEEGNPPKLKCELCGRVDFAYKFKRSKRFCSMACAKRYNVGCTKRVGLFHPDRSKLQKPGGPPHGRRRTCKGTLPTLGKDTKKQPPVSLPPGSVPLSVTASLQLNHSQEDSSRCSDNSSYEEPLSPISASSSTSRRRQGERDLELREMDLPDVHVRDLAGIGHRFLPSEPSKWNVEDVYEFIRSLPGCQEIAEEFRAQEIDGQALLLLKEDHLMSTMNIKLGPALKIYARISMLKDS; via the exons ATGGAGAACGAGCAGCTCCCGGCACCTCCGCCCGCCAGCAGCGCCGGCGGCACCGCCACGACACCCAGCAGCACCGGCACCGCGCGCCCACCCGCTCCCCAGATCTCCGTCTACAGCGGCATCCCCGACCGCCAGACCGTCCAG GTGATCCAGCAAGCGCTGCACCGGCAGCCCAACACGGCGGCGCAGTACCTGCAGCAGATGTACGCggcgcagcagcagcacctgATGCTGCAGACGGCCgcgctccagcagcagcacctcaCCAGCGCCCAGCTCCAGAGCCTGGCCGCCGTCCAGCAG GCGAGCCTGGCGGCAAACAGGCAGAGCGGTTCTTCGGGGGGTAACGGCGCCCAGCCGGCACCGGCGCAGCAACCCACG ATCAACCTGGCGACGTCACCGGCGGCGGCACAGCTCCTGAACCGGGCGCAGAGCGTCACCCCTGGGGCCTCGGGCATCGCGCAGCAGGCCGTGCTGCTGGGCAACGCCGCCTCGCCCGCCCTCACCGCCAGCCAGGCCCAGATGTACCTGCGGGCGCAGATG CTCATCTTCACGCCCACGGGCCCCGTCAGCGCCGTCCGGCCAGAGAGCCCTGCGCCCGCaccgccgcctgccccgccgcccgcacCGCCACCCGCCACCCCCCAG GTGCACAGCCTGGCCCTGCGCCCCGCtggcccccacctccccgccctGGCCATGAAGCCCCCCGGtggccccccaccccgggctggccccccccggggccctCCGCCGGACCCCCCTGCCGAGCACCTCAAAAAAGCTGAGGGGCCTGATGCCCGTGCCCACACTTtggcccgcgccgccgcccccgctgcTGCCCACCCGCTTGTCACCCCAG CCTacgccccgctgcagcccccccagtTCCTGCAGCAGCCGCCAAAGCCGatgcagccgcagcagcagcagcagcagttcgtcatccagcagcagcagcagcagctggcgccccgcgggcagccccccccgggcccccccactgccccccagctccaacccctgccccccgccagccccggcccggcccctcaaCCCAAAGCGGGGGTCCCCCAGGGAGCGGGGGGCGAGACCGGCCCCCCCAACGGACACCCCGGCTGCCACGCTGCCCCCCGCAAGTTCCAGCACGCCTCCGCCGtcatcctgcagctgcagccGGCCGGCGCCACG cccccacTCGGGGTCCCCGATGGCACCCGCCGGGACCCGCCGCCGGCCCCGAGGAGCGCCgccagcccgcccgccgccccgccgcagccccccgccctctcgccgcccgctgcccccccgcGACCCGACACCCCCGAGGGCGAGCGGCCCCCCACGCACG AGCCACCCGCCGACCGCCTTcatgctcagccccagcccctcgccaGCGCTCCCGGCATGACCTCGGGCACCGGCAGCTCTGCCTCCACCGTCGCCGGCGCCGCCCCCCACAATGGTGAGAACAAACCGCCCCAGGCCATCGTGAAACCCCAAATCCTCACCCACGTCATCGAGGGCTTCGTCATCCAGGAAGGGGCAGAACCGTTCCCG gtggGGCGCTCCTCCTTGCTGGTGGGGAACCTGAAGAAGAAGTATgcgcaggagctgctggctgagaAGCTCCCGCCGCAggacaacaccaccaccaccgacTCCGAAATGGAGGAACCTTATTTACAA GGTGTCCCTCCGCGCCCCCCAGAATCCAAAGAAGAGGGGAACCCCCCCAAACTGAAGTGCGAGCTCTGCGGCCGCGTCGACTTCGCTTATAAATTCAAGCGCTCCAAGCGCTTCTGCTCCATGGCTTGTGCCAAAAG gtaCAACGTGGGGTGCACGAAGCGGGTGGGTTTGTTCCACCCCGATCGCAGCAAACTGCAGAAACCCGGCGGCCCCCCCCACGGCCGCCGTCGGACCTGCAAGGGGACGCTGCCCACCCTCGGCAAAGACACCAAGAAGCag CCGCCGGTTTCTCTCCCGCCGGGTTCGGTGCCTCTTTCCGTGACGGCGTCGTTGCAGCTCAACCACAGCCAAGAAGATTCCAGTCGGTGTTCGGATAATTCGAGCTACGAGGAGCCGCTCTCCCCCATCTCGGCCAGTTCCTCCACCTCCCGCCGACGCCAGGGCGAGCGAGACCTGGAGCTACGCGAGATGGACCTGCCCGACGTCCACGTCCGCGACCTGGCCGGCATCGGCCACCGCTTCCTCCCCAGCGAGCCCAGCAAGTGGAACGTGGAGGACGTCTACGAGTTCATCCGCTCCCTGCCGG GTTGCCAGGAGATCGCGGAGGAGTTCCGGGCGCAGGAGATCGACGGgcaggcgctgctgctgctgaaggaggatCATCTCATGAGCACCATGAACATCAAACTGGGGCCAGCCCTCAAGATCTACGCCCGCATCAGCATGCTCAAGGACTCCTAG